One segment of Agrococcus sp. ProA11 DNA contains the following:
- the phoU gene encoding phosphate signaling complex protein PhoU, with protein sequence MRDVFQQELAEVQDRLVDIANHVVVSIESAVRAFGDSNVQLAEQVIATDPVIDDKAASLDELVINIIARQSPVARDLRIVVSALRISASLERMGDLARHIALLARYRFPMQVVPEPLQPTFAEMGSQDIEIAKMLRDLLETQDLSLAERLQTADDRVDELHREVFSHVLGTQWQGAAHSTVDATLASRYHERFADHAVGIAKKVQYLATGDWVGADDDGPSDDALEPVQPIS encoded by the coding sequence ATGCGCGACGTATTCCAGCAGGAGCTCGCCGAGGTGCAGGATCGCCTCGTCGACATCGCCAACCACGTGGTCGTCTCGATCGAGTCGGCCGTGCGCGCGTTCGGCGACTCCAACGTGCAGCTCGCCGAGCAGGTGATCGCGACCGACCCCGTCATCGACGACAAGGCGGCGTCGCTCGACGAGCTCGTCATCAACATCATCGCCCGCCAGTCGCCCGTCGCACGCGACCTGCGCATCGTCGTGTCGGCCCTGCGCATCTCGGCGTCGCTCGAGCGCATGGGCGACCTCGCGCGCCACATCGCGCTGCTGGCCAGGTACCGCTTCCCGATGCAGGTCGTGCCGGAGCCGCTGCAGCCGACCTTCGCCGAGATGGGCAGCCAGGACATCGAGATCGCGAAGATGCTGCGCGACCTGCTCGAGACGCAGGACCTCTCGCTCGCGGAGCGCCTGCAGACCGCCGACGACCGCGTCGATGAGCTGCACCGCGAGGTCTTCTCGCACGTGCTCGGCACCCAGTGGCAGGGCGCAGCCCATTCGACGGTCGACGCCACGCTCGCGAGCCGCTACCACGAGCGATTCGCCGACCACGCGGTCGGCATCGCCAAGAAGGTGCAGTACCTCGCCACCGGCGACTGGGTCGGCGCCGACGACGACGGGCCCAGCGATGACGCCCTGGAGCCGGTGCAGCCGATCTCCTAG
- a CDS encoding phosphoglyceromutase: MTERTLILLRHGQSDWNEKNLFTGWVDVGLTAKGEAEAKRGGELLRERDLLPDVLYTSLLRRAIQTANIALDAAERSWIPVHRSWRLNERHYGDLQGKNKAETLEQYGEELFMTWRRSFDTPPPPISDDNEFSQAGDPRYDDIDGELPKTECLKDVIDRFLPYWDSTITKDLDAGKTVLVTAHGNSLRALVKHLDGISDDDIAELNIPTGIPLVYKLGEDNMPLEPGEYLDPEAAAAGAAAVASQGKH, translated from the coding sequence ATGACTGAGCGCACCCTGATCCTGCTCCGCCACGGCCAGTCCGACTGGAACGAGAAGAATCTCTTCACCGGTTGGGTCGACGTCGGGCTCACTGCGAAGGGCGAGGCGGAGGCGAAGCGCGGCGGCGAGCTGCTGCGCGAGCGCGACCTGCTCCCGGACGTGCTCTACACGTCGTTGCTCCGCCGCGCCATCCAGACCGCGAACATCGCGCTCGATGCCGCCGAGCGCTCCTGGATCCCCGTGCACCGCTCGTGGCGTCTCAATGAGCGCCACTACGGCGACCTGCAGGGCAAGAACAAGGCCGAGACGCTCGAGCAGTACGGCGAGGAGCTGTTCATGACCTGGCGCCGGTCGTTCGATACCCCGCCGCCGCCCATCTCCGACGACAACGAGTTCTCGCAGGCCGGCGACCCGCGCTATGACGACATCGACGGCGAGCTGCCCAAGACCGAGTGCCTCAAGGACGTCATCGATCGCTTCCTGCCCTACTGGGACTCGACCATCACGAAGGATCTCGACGCGGGCAAGACGGTGCTCGTCACCGCGCACGGCAACTCGTTGCGCGCGCTCGTCAAGCACCTCGACGGCATCTCGGACGACGACATCGCCGAGCTCAACATCCCTACGGGCATCCCGCTGGTCTACAAGCTCGGCGAGGACAACATGCCGCTGGAGCCGGGGGAGTACCTCGACCCCGAGGCGGCCGCAGCCGGAGCCGCGGCAGTCGCGAGCCAGGGCAAGCACTGA
- a CDS encoding folate-binding protein codes for MTAREIAAGIPDAVLDERTRLPLHVGNPIAEQRRLRAGSLVLLPREVLRLTGPDTLPWLDSITSQALGRLAPGASTETLVLSPVGRIEHALRLHWTGDALWAIVDADTADALETWLTRMRFAKRVEIERPDVVVVGTAGEPTDALADAPRWVDGWPEVSPGGIRYGEPTGEPLHWSESILTLAQAAAIAPDRFVGTMAADALRIAAGRPALAEVDDRTIPHELDWLTTAVHLDKGCYRGQETVAKVHNLGAPPRRIVLLHLDGSQNAQVAPGDAVLAGEQAAGAVTSVAIHDELGPIALAVVRRSTPADQDLVVRTAEGLDVAAGQQLLVPPSAGHANRPPRLPRLGAVRRPAAPPAS; via the coding sequence GTGACCGCCCGCGAGATCGCCGCCGGCATTCCGGACGCCGTGCTCGACGAGCGCACCCGCCTGCCGCTGCATGTCGGCAATCCGATCGCCGAGCAGCGTCGGCTGCGCGCTGGCAGCCTGGTGCTGCTGCCTCGCGAGGTGCTGCGCCTCACCGGACCCGACACGCTGCCCTGGCTCGACTCGATCACCAGCCAGGCGCTCGGGCGACTCGCGCCCGGCGCCTCGACCGAGACCCTGGTGCTCTCGCCCGTCGGCCGCATCGAGCACGCGCTGCGCCTGCACTGGACGGGGGATGCGCTCTGGGCGATCGTCGACGCCGACACCGCCGACGCGCTCGAGACCTGGCTGACGCGGATGCGCTTCGCGAAGCGGGTCGAGATCGAGCGCCCCGACGTCGTGGTCGTTGGCACTGCGGGCGAGCCGACGGATGCGCTCGCCGACGCGCCGCGGTGGGTGGACGGCTGGCCGGAGGTCTCGCCGGGCGGCATCCGCTACGGCGAGCCGACGGGGGAGCCGCTGCACTGGTCGGAGTCGATCCTGACGCTCGCGCAGGCGGCCGCGATCGCGCCCGACCGATTCGTCGGCACCATGGCTGCGGATGCCCTGCGCATCGCCGCCGGCCGACCTGCGCTCGCCGAGGTCGACGACCGCACCATCCCGCACGAGCTCGACTGGTTGACGACGGCCGTGCACCTCGACAAGGGCTGCTACCGCGGCCAAGAGACGGTCGCCAAGGTGCACAACCTCGGCGCGCCGCCCCGACGCATCGTGCTGCTGCACCTCGACGGCAGCCAGAACGCGCAGGTCGCGCCGGGTGACGCCGTGCTCGCCGGCGAGCAGGCGGCCGGTGCAGTGACGTCGGTCGCGATCCACGACGAGCTCGGCCCGATCGCGCTCGCGGTGGTGCGCCGCTCGACGCCCGCCGACCAGGATCTTGTCGTGCGCACCGCGGAGGGCCTGGATGTCGCGGCCGGCCAGCAGCTGCTCGTGCCGCCGAGCGCGGGCCACGCGAACCGCCCGCCGCGCCTGCCGCGGCTGGGCGCCGTGCGCCGCCCGGCCGCACCGCCCGCGTCCTGA
- a CDS encoding FABP family protein, whose amino-acid sequence MLELDPTLPAELGPLQWLIGTWEGTGVLSFPVGERTIEQEFGQRVSFAHHGHPYLVYEAYAWQLDDELTPLAAESGFWRLARPANDADAGPGMLPPAGHPAYPDAEAVEGLRRPDGAFDLQALISHPTGVAELYLGTITGPRIDLATDAVLRGASAKEHTASTRMYGLVENHLLWAWDLAALGQGLESHASARLARRTPSEASEQ is encoded by the coding sequence ATGCTGGAGCTCGACCCGACGCTCCCCGCAGAGCTGGGCCCGCTGCAGTGGCTGATCGGCACGTGGGAGGGCACCGGTGTGCTGTCGTTCCCGGTGGGCGAGCGCACGATCGAGCAGGAGTTCGGTCAGCGCGTCTCGTTCGCGCACCACGGGCATCCATACCTGGTCTACGAGGCCTACGCCTGGCAGCTCGATGATGAGTTGACCCCGCTGGCGGCCGAGAGCGGCTTCTGGCGCTTGGCGCGCCCCGCGAATGACGCCGACGCGGGCCCGGGGATGCTGCCGCCCGCTGGCCACCCGGCCTACCCCGACGCCGAGGCGGTCGAGGGGCTGCGCCGGCCCGACGGCGCCTTCGACCTCCAGGCGCTCATCTCGCACCCGACGGGAGTCGCCGAGCTCTACCTCGGCACCATCACCGGCCCCCGCATCGACCTGGCGACGGACGCGGTGCTGCGCGGCGCGAGCGCCAAGGAGCACACGGCCTCCACCCGCATGTACGGGCTGGTCGAGAACCACCTCCTCTGGGCCTGGGATCTCGCCGCGCTCGGCCAAGGGCTCGAGAGCCACGCCTCTGCGCGTCTCGCGCGTCGCACGCCGAGCGAGGCGAGCGAGCAGTGA
- a CDS encoding winged helix-turn-helix domain-containing protein, whose amino-acid sequence MAHIVIFTRRDRDVLASLQLLEHRISTVPASAEAAARAPEGDLLVVDAVGDLPAAKTVCRLLAGGAAPVLLVLSEGGFAAVTPEWGANDIVLDTVGPAELEARIRLALAAARVAGPISSSGLTIDEPSYQATLDGKPVDLTFKEFELLRFLASNPARVFTREQLLSEVWGYDYFGGARTVDVHVRRLRAKLGDLESLIGTVRGVGYRFERAEPS is encoded by the coding sequence ATGGCGCACATCGTGATCTTCACCCGCCGCGACCGGGACGTGCTGGCAAGCTTGCAGCTGCTGGAGCACCGCATCAGCACGGTGCCGGCGTCGGCGGAGGCCGCCGCGCGCGCACCGGAGGGCGACCTGCTCGTCGTGGATGCGGTGGGTGACCTCCCCGCCGCGAAGACCGTCTGCCGCCTGCTGGCAGGCGGCGCCGCGCCCGTGCTGCTGGTGCTGAGCGAGGGCGGCTTCGCCGCGGTGACGCCCGAGTGGGGCGCGAACGACATCGTGCTCGACACGGTGGGGCCTGCGGAGCTGGAGGCGCGCATCCGCCTTGCCCTCGCGGCCGCGCGCGTCGCGGGGCCCATCTCGTCGAGCGGACTGACGATCGACGAGCCCAGCTACCAGGCGACGCTCGACGGCAAACCGGTCGACCTCACCTTCAAGGAGTTCGAGCTGCTGCGCTTCCTCGCCTCGAACCCCGCGCGCGTCTTCACCCGCGAACAGCTGCTCAGCGAGGTGTGGGGCTACGACTACTTCGGCGGTGCCCGCACGGTCGATGTGCACGTGCGACGCCTGCGCGCCAAGCTCGGTGACCTCGAGAGCCTCATCGGCACCGTGCGCGGCGTCGGCTACCGATTCGAACGGGCGGAGCCCTCATGA
- the mshD gene encoding mycothiol synthase, whose product MSASAAFERVEALGTACLAADGVPPFNDQALVELRRGERRAVGDADALAVVSDAEGEVELAVHPDRRGRGLGTALVTRLVEELGGFDAWAHGDLPAARAIAERFGMQRVRTLLQLRAPVPPASTDDDRLPDGTRPYAPSDASALLALNAAAFAAHPEQGRMSLTDLEARMAEPWHDDANLIVLPGEAGLDAFTWVKPDGDRDVAELYVLGVSPAIQGAGLGRRMLDATFVRMRALGATAAHLYVEGDNDAALALYRRAGFEQWAIDVRWRHALSSSS is encoded by the coding sequence ATGAGCGCAAGCGCAGCGTTCGAGCGCGTCGAGGCGCTGGGGACGGCCTGCCTCGCCGCGGACGGCGTGCCGCCGTTCAACGATCAGGCGCTCGTCGAGCTGCGCCGCGGCGAGCGACGCGCGGTCGGCGACGCGGACGCGCTCGCGGTCGTGAGCGATGCGGAGGGCGAGGTCGAGCTGGCCGTGCATCCGGATCGTCGTGGCCGCGGGCTCGGCACGGCGCTCGTGACCCGGCTGGTCGAGGAGCTCGGCGGCTTCGATGCCTGGGCGCACGGCGACCTGCCCGCGGCGCGCGCGATCGCCGAGCGCTTCGGCATGCAGCGCGTCCGCACGCTGCTGCAGCTGCGCGCGCCCGTGCCGCCCGCGAGCACCGATGACGACCGCCTGCCGGACGGCACTCGGCCCTATGCGCCGAGCGACGCATCCGCGCTGCTGGCGCTGAACGCGGCCGCGTTCGCCGCTCACCCCGAGCAGGGACGGATGTCGCTCACCGATCTGGAGGCGCGCATGGCCGAGCCCTGGCACGACGACGCGAACCTCATCGTGCTGCCGGGCGAGGCGGGCCTCGACGCCTTCACCTGGGTGAAGCCCGACGGGGATCGCGACGTGGCCGAGCTGTACGTGCTCGGCGTCTCCCCCGCGATCCAGGGCGCGGGTCTGGGGCGACGGATGCTCGACGCCACCTTCGTGCGGATGCGCGCGCTGGGCGCGACGGCCGCACACCTCTACGTCGAGGGCGACAACGACGCCGCACTGGCGCTCTACCGGCGCGCGGGCTTCGAGCAGTGGGCGATCGATGTGCGATGGCGGCACGCGCTATCCAGCAGCAGTTGA
- a CDS encoding RNA degradosome polyphosphate kinase codes for MSDGTTTAPGTTEEPRIERAPKTLEEEHTFHDANEADFDRDDFDEELAWSAEMQGVATEDGLPADRFVDRELSWLEFNQRVLEMAEDRNTPLLERASFLAIFGSNMDEFFMVRVAGLKRRIATGLAVPTNVGTAAQQLLDEIVQHAHQLQLRHANAAQTDFMPELRAAGIHVERWEDLTDTEREEMSQRFDDEIFPVLMPLAVDPAHPFPYISGLSLNLAVRVRVPGEPEEQFARLKVPAVLPRFVELERVGGAQRFLPLEDLIANNLDEVFSGMEVVEHHLFRVTRNEDMTIDEDDTENLIKALEHELSRRKFGPPIRLEVSEDIDDDTLGLLVDELGITHNEVYKLPGLLDLTGLFQLGDLDRPDLRYTKRVPVTAAAFLPTEKDEATDFFQSITRKDVLVHHPYESFATSVQALLEQAVEDPDVLAIKQTLYRTSGDSPVVAALIRAAAAGKQVLALVEIKARFDEQANIRWARQLERAGVHVVYGMVGLKTHCKLMMIVRRENGRLRHYCHIGTGNYNPKTSRIYEDFGLFTDNDQVGRDITRLFNELSGYAKEKSYQRLLVAPRHLRKGLLSRIDRETRTALAGRKARIRLKINSIVDEQIIDALYRASRAGVEVQIWVRGICSIKPGVPGLSENITLRSIVGRYLEHSRVFAFWNDGDEEVFIGSADMMHRNLDRRVETLIQLSSSEHRLDISQHFDKAMSPKTASWWGEPDGTWTRRFTAEDGTLLDDLHRDRMIQIQRRKRSSR; via the coding sequence ATGAGCGACGGCACCACGACAGCGCCCGGCACCACCGAGGAGCCGCGCATCGAGCGAGCCCCGAAGACGCTCGAGGAGGAGCACACCTTCCACGACGCCAACGAGGCGGACTTCGATCGCGACGACTTCGACGAGGAGCTCGCCTGGTCGGCCGAGATGCAGGGGGTCGCGACCGAGGACGGCCTGCCCGCCGATCGGTTCGTCGATCGCGAGCTCTCATGGCTGGAGTTCAACCAGCGCGTGCTGGAGATGGCGGAGGATCGCAACACCCCCCTGCTGGAGCGCGCGAGCTTCCTGGCGATCTTCGGCTCCAACATGGACGAGTTCTTCATGGTGCGCGTCGCGGGCCTCAAGCGGCGCATCGCCACGGGACTCGCGGTGCCGACCAACGTGGGCACGGCGGCGCAGCAGCTGCTCGACGAGATCGTGCAGCACGCGCACCAGCTGCAGCTGCGGCACGCGAATGCCGCGCAGACCGACTTCATGCCCGAGCTGCGCGCGGCCGGCATCCACGTCGAGCGCTGGGAGGATCTGACCGACACCGAGCGCGAGGAGATGTCGCAGCGCTTCGACGACGAGATCTTCCCGGTGCTGATGCCCCTCGCGGTCGACCCGGCGCATCCGTTCCCCTACATCTCCGGCCTGTCGCTCAACCTCGCGGTGCGCGTGCGCGTGCCGGGCGAGCCCGAGGAGCAGTTCGCCAGGCTCAAGGTGCCCGCGGTGCTGCCGCGCTTCGTCGAGCTCGAGCGCGTCGGCGGCGCGCAGCGCTTCTTGCCGCTCGAGGACCTGATCGCGAACAACCTCGACGAGGTGTTCTCCGGCATGGAGGTCGTCGAGCATCACCTGTTCCGCGTCACGCGGAACGAGGATATGACGATCGACGAGGACGACACCGAGAACCTCATCAAGGCGCTCGAGCACGAGCTCTCGCGGCGCAAGTTCGGGCCGCCGATCCGCCTCGAGGTGTCGGAGGACATCGACGACGACACCCTCGGCCTGCTCGTCGACGAGCTGGGCATCACGCATAACGAGGTCTACAAGCTGCCGGGCCTGCTCGACCTCACCGGGCTGTTCCAGCTCGGCGACCTCGATCGGCCCGACCTGCGCTACACGAAGCGCGTGCCGGTCACCGCCGCCGCGTTCCTGCCGACCGAGAAGGATGAGGCGACCGACTTCTTCCAGTCGATCACGCGCAAGGACGTGCTCGTCCACCACCCCTACGAGTCCTTCGCGACCAGCGTGCAGGCACTGCTCGAGCAGGCCGTCGAGGATCCCGACGTGCTCGCGATCAAGCAGACGCTGTACCGCACCTCCGGCGATTCGCCGGTGGTGGCGGCGCTGATCCGCGCGGCCGCGGCCGGCAAGCAGGTGCTGGCGCTGGTGGAGATCAAGGCGCGCTTCGACGAGCAGGCCAACATCCGCTGGGCGCGGCAGCTGGAGCGGGCCGGCGTGCACGTCGTCTACGGCATGGTCGGGCTCAAGACGCACTGCAAGCTCATGATGATCGTGCGGCGCGAGAACGGTCGCCTGCGGCACTACTGCCACATCGGCACCGGCAACTACAACCCGAAGACGAGCCGCATCTATGAGGACTTCGGCCTGTTCACCGACAACGACCAGGTCGGCCGCGACATCACGCGGCTGTTCAACGAGCTCTCGGGCTACGCGAAGGAGAAGTCGTACCAGCGGCTGCTCGTCGCGCCCAGGCACCTGCGCAAGGGGCTGCTCTCGCGCATCGACCGCGAGACCCGCACGGCGCTCGCCGGCCGCAAGGCGCGCATCCGTCTGAAGATCAACTCGATCGTCGACGAGCAGATCATCGACGCGCTCTACCGCGCCAGCCGCGCGGGCGTCGAGGTGCAGATCTGGGTGCGCGGCATCTGCTCGATCAAGCCGGGCGTGCCGGGGCTGAGCGAGAACATCACGCTGCGCTCGATCGTCGGTCGCTACCTGGAGCATTCGCGGGTGTTCGCCTTCTGGAACGACGGCGACGAGGAGGTCTTCATCGGCTCGGCCGACATGATGCACCGCAACCTCGACCGCCGCGTGGAGACGCTCATCCAGCTCTCCTCCTCCGAGCACCGGCTCGACATCTCGCAGCACTTCGACAAGGCGATGTCGCCGAAAACGGCCTCCTGGTGGGGCGAGCCCGACGGCACCTGGACGCGCCGCTTCACCGCCGAGGACGGCACACTGCTCGACGACCTGCACCGCGACCGCATGATCCAGATCCAGCGCCGGAAGCGGTCGTCGCGGTGA
- a CDS encoding NUDIX hydrolase, with the protein MTPTNPARPVLAAGALVWRLVDGEPLVLLVERTQHRDFSLPKGKLDPGETLPECAVREIEEETGLAITLGAPLPQSEYRLPDGRDKVVYYWQARVSEQTVADARFSPNDEILALEWLPVAEAKARCTYRHDTEVIEVFEQRLADGHAETFAVIALRHAKAANPFDWEGADAERTLTSRGEKQAKLIAPGIAAYGPERIMTSDAVRCQQTVEPLSRLLGVKPKPTALISQESPEHPRAEIERRVAKAVQRRRGTVLCSHAPVIPEIVTAVVHAADGLESERTHRASMLHTAEFTVLHVSAGDVPALVALETHGAREL; encoded by the coding sequence GTGACGCCGACGAACCCGGCCAGACCCGTGCTGGCCGCGGGGGCGCTCGTGTGGCGCCTCGTCGACGGCGAGCCGCTCGTGCTGCTTGTCGAGCGCACGCAGCACCGCGACTTCTCGCTGCCGAAGGGCAAGCTCGACCCGGGCGAGACGCTGCCGGAATGCGCGGTGCGCGAGATCGAGGAGGAGACCGGGCTCGCCATCACGCTGGGCGCGCCCCTGCCGCAGAGCGAGTACCGCCTGCCGGACGGCCGCGACAAGGTCGTCTACTACTGGCAGGCCCGCGTCTCGGAGCAGACCGTCGCCGACGCGCGCTTCTCCCCCAACGACGAGATCCTGGCGCTCGAGTGGCTGCCGGTGGCCGAGGCGAAGGCGCGCTGCACCTACCGGCACGACACCGAGGTGATCGAGGTCTTCGAGCAGCGACTCGCCGACGGGCACGCCGAGACCTTCGCGGTCATCGCGCTGCGGCATGCGAAGGCGGCCAACCCCTTCGACTGGGAGGGAGCGGATGCGGAGCGCACGCTCACGTCCCGCGGCGAGAAGCAGGCGAAGCTGATCGCGCCGGGCATCGCGGCCTACGGTCCGGAGCGGATCATGACGTCCGATGCGGTGCGCTGCCAGCAGACCGTGGAACCGCTCAGCCGATTGCTGGGCGTCAAGCCGAAGCCCACGGCGCTCATCAGCCAGGAGTCACCCGAGCATCCGCGCGCCGAGATCGAGCGCCGCGTCGCCAAGGCGGTGCAGCGGCGCCGCGGCACGGTGCTGTGCAGTCACGCCCCGGTCATCCCCGAGATCGTCACCGCGGTGGTGCATGCGGCGGATGGGCTGGAGTCGGAGCGCACGCATCGCGCATCGATGCTGCACACGGCCGAGTTCACCGTGCTGCACGTGAGCGCCGGGGACGTCCCCGCGCTCGTGGCGCTCGAGACGCACGGGGCGCGCGAGCTGTAG
- the pstB gene encoding phosphate ABC transporter ATP-binding protein PstB, which translates to MSKRIEINDLDIYYGAFKAVEGVSVDIEPRAVTAFIGPSGCGKSTVLRSINRMHEVIAGAWVDGEVLLDGANLYGPGVDPVNVRRQIGMVFQRPNPFPTMTIRENVLAGVLLNNKRMSKSDQDDLVERSLRGANLWNEVKDRLGVPGSGLSGGQQQRLCIARAIAVSPEVLLMDEPCSALDPISTLAIEDLIEELKTEYTIVIVTHNMQQASRVSDKTAFFNIAGTGKPGKLIEFDETTKIFSNPSVQATEDYVSGRFG; encoded by the coding sequence ATGTCCAAGCGCATCGAGATCAACGACCTCGACATCTACTACGGCGCCTTCAAGGCTGTCGAGGGCGTCTCCGTCGACATCGAGCCCCGCGCCGTCACCGCGTTCATCGGCCCGTCCGGCTGCGGCAAGTCGACGGTGCTCCGCTCGATCAACCGCATGCACGAGGTCATCGCGGGCGCGTGGGTCGACGGCGAGGTGCTGCTCGACGGCGCCAACCTCTACGGTCCCGGCGTCGACCCGGTCAACGTGCGTCGCCAGATCGGCATGGTCTTCCAGCGCCCGAACCCGTTCCCGACCATGACCATCCGCGAGAACGTGCTCGCCGGCGTGCTGCTCAACAACAAGCGGATGTCGAAGAGCGACCAGGACGACCTGGTGGAGCGCTCGCTGCGCGGCGCCAACCTCTGGAACGAGGTCAAGGACCGGCTCGGCGTACCGGGCTCCGGCCTCTCCGGCGGCCAGCAGCAGCGGCTCTGCATCGCCCGCGCGATCGCCGTCAGCCCCGAGGTGCTGCTGATGGACGAGCCCTGCTCGGCCCTCGACCCGATCTCGACGCTCGCGATCGAGGACCTCATCGAGGAGCTCAAGACCGAGTACACGATCGTCATCGTGACCCACAACATGCAGCAGGCCAGCCGCGTGAGCGACAAGACGGCGTTCTTCAACATCGCCGGCACCGGCAAGCCGGGCAAGCTCATCGAGTTCGACGAGACGACCAAGATCTTCTCGAACCCGAGCGTGCAGGCCACCGAGGACTACGTCTCCGGCCGCTTCGGCTGA
- the pstA gene encoding phosphate ABC transporter permease PstA: MSTITPSRQAQNPLTAGQLSNWAPWALLGASIAVGVAVAALLAGAAGSAFSIVVVALVGYVLYLVSITVVSQLIEGGRRATDRLVTGIVVGAFLLALIPLVSLIVTVVANGVARFDLQFFTYSMRNVVGEGGGVVHAIVGTVLVTLWAAIISVPVGIFTAIYLVEYGKGALAKAITFFVDVMTGIPSIVAGLFAYALFALFAGEGVRSGIGGAVALSLLMIPTVVRSTEEMLKLVPNDLREASLALGVPKWLTIAKVVLPTALAGIVTGVTLAIARVIGETAPLLIIAGFTTNMNYNVFDGRMMTLPVFAYNQYVSPGVQEQAYFDRAWSAALVLILIVMILNIGARVIAHFFAPKSGR, translated from the coding sequence ATGAGCACCATCACCCCCTCGCGCCAGGCGCAGAACCCGCTCACCGCCGGTCAGCTCTCGAACTGGGCGCCATGGGCGCTGCTGGGCGCCTCGATCGCGGTCGGTGTCGCGGTGGCGGCGCTGCTCGCCGGCGCCGCCGGCTCCGCGTTCAGCATCGTGGTCGTCGCACTCGTCGGCTACGTGCTCTACCTCGTCTCCATCACCGTCGTCAGCCAGCTGATCGAGGGCGGCCGCCGTGCCACCGATCGGCTCGTCACCGGCATCGTCGTGGGCGCCTTCCTGCTCGCACTCATCCCGCTCGTCTCGCTCATCGTCACCGTGGTCGCCAACGGCGTCGCGCGCTTCGACCTGCAGTTCTTCACCTACTCGATGCGCAACGTGGTCGGTGAGGGCGGCGGCGTCGTGCACGCGATCGTCGGCACCGTGCTCGTCACGCTCTGGGCGGCGATCATCTCGGTGCCGGTCGGCATCTTCACGGCCATCTACCTGGTCGAGTACGGCAAGGGGGCGCTGGCGAAGGCGATCACCTTCTTCGTCGACGTCATGACCGGCATCCCCTCCATCGTCGCCGGCCTGTTCGCCTACGCGCTGTTCGCGCTGTTCGCGGGCGAGGGTGTGCGCAGCGGCATCGGCGGCGCGGTCGCGCTCAGCCTGCTGATGATCCCCACCGTCGTCAGGTCCACAGAGGAGATGCTGAAGCTGGTGCCGAACGACCTGCGCGAGGCGTCGCTGGCGCTGGGCGTGCCGAAGTGGCTGACGATCGCGAAGGTCGTGCTGCCCACGGCGCTCGCGGGCATCGTGACGGGCGTCACGCTCGCGATCGCCCGCGTGATCGGCGAGACCGCCCCGCTGCTCATCATCGCGGGCTTCACGACCAACATGAACTACAACGTCTTCGACGGTCGGATGATGACGCTGCCGGTGTTCGCCTACAACCAGTACGTCAGCCCCGGCGTGCAGGAGCAGGCCTACTTCGACCGCGCGTGGTCGGCGGCCCTTGTCCTCATCCTCATCGTCATGATCCTCAACATCGGCGCGCGCGTCATCGCGCACTTCTTCGCGCCGAAGTCTGGAAGGTAA
- the pstC gene encoding phosphate ABC transporter permease subunit PstC, whose translation MTTAAPAAPRSAVTNRPADIVFRAISTTAGVLILIALGGVAIFLVAQAVPAIIGPIPESEGANFWAWVWPITFGTLWSAFLAMIMAVPLAVAIALFITHFAPRRFAQFLGYVIDLLAAIPSVIYGLWGIVVLAPFFQPGFAWLAENLGWIPLFSPPASGTGRTILTAAIVLAVMVLPIITALCREIFLQTPRLNEEAALALGATRWEMITMAVLPHGRSGIIASSILGLGRALGETMAVAMVLASSGAVTFALIGSQNPSTIAANIALRFPEAHGITVNMLIGSGLVLFAITLLVNAISRVIIAKTTVDGGR comes from the coding sequence ATGACTACCGCTGCACCGGCCGCACCGCGCTCGGCAGTCACCAATCGGCCCGCCGACATCGTCTTCCGCGCGATCTCCACGACCGCTGGCGTGCTGATCCTCATCGCGCTCGGCGGCGTCGCGATCTTCCTGGTCGCGCAGGCCGTGCCCGCGATCATCGGACCGATCCCGGAGTCGGAGGGCGCCAACTTCTGGGCCTGGGTCTGGCCCATCACCTTCGGCACCCTCTGGTCCGCGTTCCTGGCCATGATCATGGCGGTGCCGCTCGCAGTCGCGATCGCCCTGTTCATCACCCACTTCGCACCACGCAGGTTCGCGCAGTTCCTCGGCTACGTCATCGACCTGCTCGCCGCCATCCCCTCGGTCATCTACGGCCTCTGGGGCATCGTCGTGCTGGCTCCGTTCTTCCAGCCCGGCTTCGCCTGGTTGGCCGAGAACCTCGGCTGGATCCCGCTGTTCTCGCCGCCGGCCTCCGGCACCGGCCGCACCATCCTCACCGCGGCCATCGTGCTCGCGGTCATGGTGCTGCCGATCATCACCGCCCTCTGCCGCGAGATCTTCCTGCAGACGCCGCGCTTGAACGAGGAGGCCGCGCTGGCGCTCGGCGCGACGCGCTGGGAGATGATCACGATGGCGGTGCTGCCGCACGGCCGCTCGGGCATCATCGCCTCCTCCATCCTGGGCCTCGGGCGCGCGCTGGGCGAGACGATGGCGGTCGCCATGGTGCTCGCCTCGTCGGGCGCCGTCACCTTCGCGCTGATCGGTTCGCAGAACCCCTCGACGATCGCCGCGAACATCGCGCTCCGCTTCCCCGAGGCGCACGGCATCACCGTGAACATGCTGATCGGTTCCGGCCTGGTGCTGTTCGCGATCACCCTGCTGGTGAACGCCATCTCCCGCGTGATCATCGCCAAGACCACGGTCGACGGAGGTCGCTGA